A genomic window from Agreia sp. COWG includes:
- a CDS encoding putative protein N(5)-glutamine methyltransferase — MRAHRLQVDDIVLRLRAAGCVFAEEEAALLLEAADSPALLDAMLARRVSGVPLEHVLGWAEFGGLRVRVGAGVFVPRHRTEFLAHRAIELAAGLKHPVVLDLCCGSGALAAVVSAARPEAEVYAADVDEAAVSSARLNLPHARAVLCGDLFAPLPATLRGRVDVLLCNTPYVPTGAIALMPQEARLHEALGALDGGADGLDVQRRVATDAMAWLAVGGHLLVEAGEAQASTSVRLFEDHGLAARSEFSKEHDGTIVIATRLE; from the coding sequence ATGAGGGCACACCGACTTCAGGTCGACGACATCGTTCTGCGATTGCGCGCAGCCGGATGCGTGTTCGCCGAAGAGGAGGCAGCCCTCCTACTCGAGGCGGCCGACTCCCCTGCGCTGCTCGACGCCATGCTCGCGCGCCGGGTGTCCGGGGTTCCCCTCGAGCACGTGCTCGGCTGGGCCGAATTCGGCGGGCTGCGCGTGCGGGTCGGGGCGGGAGTGTTCGTTCCGAGGCACCGAACCGAGTTTCTCGCACACCGGGCGATCGAGCTGGCGGCCGGGCTGAAGCATCCGGTCGTGCTCGATCTGTGCTGCGGTTCTGGTGCCCTCGCCGCCGTCGTCTCGGCGGCCCGACCCGAGGCGGAGGTCTACGCGGCCGACGTCGATGAGGCCGCGGTCTCGAGCGCACGCCTGAACCTGCCGCATGCACGGGCGGTGCTCTGCGGAGACCTCTTCGCACCTCTTCCGGCGACGCTGCGCGGCCGCGTCGACGTGCTGCTGTGCAACACCCCGTACGTACCGACCGGCGCCATCGCGCTGATGCCACAGGAGGCCAGGCTGCACGAGGCGCTCGGGGCGCTCGACGGCGGAGCAGACGGGCTCGATGTGCAGCGTCGCGTGGCCACGGATGCCATGGCGTGGCTCGCCGTCGGGGGGCACCTGCTCGTGGAGGCCGGTGAGGCGCAGGCCTCCACCTCCGTGCGATTGTTCGAAGACCACGGGCTCGCGGCCAGGAGCGAGTTCTCGAAGGAGCACGACGGCACCATCGTGATCGCCACCCGCTTGGAGTGA
- a CDS encoding LysR family transcriptional regulator ArgP has protein sequence MAFQTDHLDTLLALAEEGTFESAAARLHVTPSAISQRIKALEQSSGQVLVQRSNPVLMTDAGMVVLRLARQLALLHADAEAALHPDADRRGLLSISLAVNADSLATWFLSAVAGLSRSLGVVFDIHREDQEYTTALLRSGAVMAAVTSTATAVQGCSVVPLGVMRYRAVCSPAFAQAWAGGPGDPVDYGSAPAVTYDRKDTLQADFLAASGRTEVGSARHYVPSSSEFARAVVLGFGWALLPEQQCLAELQRGELVELVPGSRTDIALYWQRWNLTSPLLDALTNSVRSGAASSLHAL, from the coding sequence ATGGCGTTCCAGACCGACCACCTCGACACTCTTCTCGCTCTCGCCGAGGAGGGCACGTTCGAGTCCGCCGCAGCGCGATTGCACGTGACCCCCTCGGCGATCTCGCAGCGCATCAAGGCGCTCGAACAGTCGAGCGGCCAGGTGCTCGTGCAGCGCAGCAACCCGGTGCTCATGACCGATGCGGGAATGGTCGTGCTGCGTCTGGCGCGGCAGCTGGCCCTGTTGCACGCCGATGCCGAGGCGGCCCTGCACCCGGATGCGGACCGGCGGGGGCTCCTCTCGATCTCGCTCGCCGTGAACGCAGACAGCCTCGCCACCTGGTTTCTCTCTGCCGTCGCCGGTCTCTCGCGGTCGCTCGGTGTCGTCTTCGACATCCACCGGGAGGACCAGGAGTACACGACGGCCCTGTTGCGTTCCGGGGCCGTGATGGCCGCCGTCACGTCGACGGCCACGGCCGTGCAGGGATGCTCGGTGGTTCCACTGGGGGTGATGCGCTATCGCGCCGTGTGCAGCCCGGCATTCGCGCAGGCGTGGGCCGGTGGCCCCGGCGACCCGGTCGACTATGGCAGTGCTCCGGCCGTCACCTATGACCGGAAAGACACGCTCCAAGCGGACTTCCTCGCGGCGTCGGGAAGAACCGAGGTCGGGTCTGCGCGTCACTACGTTCCCTCGTCGAGCGAATTCGCGCGGGCGGTGGTGCTCGGCTTCGGCTGGGCGTTGCTGCCCGAACAGCAGTGCCTGGCCGAGCTGCAGAGGGGAGAGCTCGTCGAGCTGGTTCCGGGCAGTCGCACCGACATCGCGCTCTACTGGCAGCGCTGGAACCTGACCTCGCCCCTGCTCGATGCATTGACGAACTCGGTGCGGTCGGGGGCGGCGTCGAGCCTTCACGCCCTGTGA